The window AAGTTTTCTTTGTCATGTACTGTGTACAGTAGGCAGGAATGGTGGAACAAAAGGTGAACTTCTCCTGTCAAATACTAAAGTTGTTCCATAAACTACTTGTGTTTTATGCTTGTCTCTGTGCAGTGTGgaccacaacaacacaaaatcacCTAAATTGATTTTTGTTTCACGTTACAGAGGCAACTTGCTGAACAGTTTTGTGATCAATATTCTAACATgtcagctaaaaataaaatagaaatgagAGTTATAATAACTTTTGattcactgaaacactgaaactcagagtaaagtgtaaaaaataaaattaaagccTTATTATAAAACATCAGAAGATCAAACTATCAGAGATGGCTGCCTGCTGCTAGTGGGGCAGAATTTGTTTTTAGCTCGTTCCCTGAATCTTCGCAGGCAGCTTAAACAGAAGCTATGATGGCATGTCAGAGACACAGGATCTCCCAAAGTCTCACAACAACATACATGGCAGCATGTCAGGAAAATTCGTTTTGCAGTCCTGTTTAGGcgttaaatgtttttaaagaaacattatAAAATCTGACCTTCAGCTGACATCTCTGCAGTTTTGTTCATACAAACTATCTTCAGCTCTGTCAGTGTGTAAATATTTGTGTAGGATAcgtctgaattttatttttactcttaAACAACATATGTTAGAGTTTATAAACATAGAGGTGTGAGAATGTAAACTTCATAAATATTTGCATTTGATTTCTGTCTGGTAATGTTTCACACTGAGGATCAGACCAAAGTGAGAATCTGTGACTCCATCAAAGCAAACTGCACAAGTCTTCTCTGATATGCAGTTTATGAGAGCTGAGGTTAAATGTGAATGTTGGTATACAAACCAACAGAagtaaataatgttttattctAAGGAGCCAGTTAAATGTAAACACAACAGTCAAAGTGAGTTtccatgataaaaaaaatctgaactaATGACTGAATGTGTCTGAAAGCTGATTTACagtcaaacacaacaacaacaacagaatcaCCGAATTTGATTTATTTCACTTCTCAGAGACATTTTGTGATTCTCAATAATCAAAGAAACCAGATAAAGAATGACACTGAAATAATGAATCAAAGGCAGGATTCATTGTGATTCACTGAAACACTGAGACTGAGAGTGAAGTTTAAATATCAAATTTAAAACCTGATTATAAAACATCAGAAGATCCAGAAATCTTTCAAACTGTGAGAGATGTCTGCTGCtgataaaagttaaaaataacacaaaaaatgacatttttaatctaTTCAAATAAGTGTATATGATATCTCACTGAAATGAagatgctgctgaagtaaaCATGTTAGAATTTTATCTGTTTAAACATTTCTAACCTGCTGATGTGAGACAGTTTCAGAACTTAGAAGTCATTTCTCTGAATTTGGAAAACTTTAAAGTAGACATGttaatataaaatgttatttaactGAAAACAAGATGTTGACAATCAGGATAATTACGATCTTTTATTTGTAAAGTTGGCTCTTGACATAAATTTAATCATGAATCCTTCTTTTAAGAAGTGTCACAGTTTGCTGTTCACACTCAACCACtttgaaaagcaaagaaatcatcattcagattttaaaatgatcaaaacatttacatgaacaacatGAGAAATATTCTGAGAATATAttcattaaaacaacaaaataaaatgaacccTGATAATGAAGTTAGACTGTTTGATTAATGATTTCCATAAACTTAAGCctgcccccccaccccacccgcccacacacacaatctAACTAACTAAAAGGAtgagagcagagaaaaaaaagttcacaGAGACGTCGTTGCAGTTTTCAGATAAATCTCAGTCTGACAGATTTTGATATTTTGATAGATTTTGGCGTCTCCTTCCTTTCCAATACTGAAATATGGGAAGAGTTTCTCAGTGAAAGTGTCTCTGTAAGTGTAGATGTGAGTCATGTCTTCAGGGTGATAGAAGGACACCTCCCCCCTGTCATAGTCCAGCTGGACTCTGATCCTCTGGAGACTCTTCTTCACTGTCACAGTCTGACCAACACCATTAGTGTATTTTCCACTGTGATGCAATAAACACCAGAATCCATTTATTGGTGAAACAAAACACTCTCCCTTCCTGTCAACTGACTCTTTAACTAAACCCACAGCCCAGTCAGGATGGtctcccacctccacctcccagctgtgtttccctgagCTGAAGCCCTCAGAGCCAAAAACATGGGTATAGTTAGTGTTTCTGTCTGGATTATCAGGAAGCTGCTGCCATGTGTCTCCACGTCTCACACTGGTCAGATCATCAGACAGATAGAGACACCAGTGTGCAGTGTTTGGGTCCAGAATGACAGGACTGAAGTGGAccttctccttcatcttctcccACACTCTGAAGGACAGgttgcccaggtgtttggccACATCTATCAGTGCTCCTGAGACCAGCTGTGGATCTGACACTGAGCTCTGGGCTCTGGCTCTGCTCTGAGTGTCTTTATAACTGCTGAGGAATGGCacgctgtgtttctgcagctcttcttcaacagcagagatgctgcctgACAGAGAGGAGATCTGCTCCTCAATCATCTTCATCTCTCTGCTGATAGTCCTCcccttctgctcctcttcctccctcagagCTGCCAGTCTggactcctcttcctctttcaggaACTGCTGGAGCTTGTTGAACTCTGCTCTGATCTGCCTCTCTGTGGACAACAGCTGCTTCTTGGAGTGTTGAATCACTTCATTGTATGTTTCCTCcacttgtttgtatttgttcctCTTGTCCTGCAGAGACTTTAAGTCAGATTTCAGCTGCTCCTTCAGGTCACTGACTGCTTCGTCTACAGGAACCACTCTGTGACTCTGGTGGAGAGAAAAgtcacacacaggacacacagcTCTCTGCTCGTCCACACAGAACAGTTTAGGCACTTCCTCATGTTTACTGCACACCACTGTTaatttcttctctctcttttctgtctCAGATGATCCAGATTTCTGTCTCCCAGCAACTGAATCAGCAAGTTCTTTCAGTGTGAAATTCACACCAGGATATTCCTTTGaagattttcttttacaaatgggacagtttttgtttttagtttgttcccAGAATTTCTGCAGGCAGCTTGAACAGAAGCTGTGGTTgcagctcagagacacaggatCTCTGAAAGTCTCTGAACACACATGGCAGCTCAGGAAATTTTCAAAAAGAGCTCTCTCAGCCATTTGATCTTCAAGTATTATTAACTCACCAAATTAGTGTCTCTTGAACTTTCTGATTAAAATCCtccaaatgtgtgtttttcagcaCAGATCTGACTCCCTGTAATGGCGTCTCAGCTCAGTTCAAAAGTGTCTgaatttactttcattttcatgaatCACGATCACGTGTTAAACTGAAACACGCACATAACACTTGTGTCCGTCAGAGGGCGCTGTCAGAGTCATTCAGATATGTTTTCAGTTTGTGCTccttaaaatgacacaaaagcaaaaatgtagaaaatcttgacttaaaaaaagaaaagagaagctaAACAgaacataaaaatgacacaaagaagGTGAAGCTGTGGTGTTTCAGAAGTTCAAGTAGCACAAGTCAGCTTGTTCTCAGAATTTTTATCTGCAGTTTTAATTAAAGTTTTCGTTGCAGCCAAAGACAGAATTTTAGATTGATCACAGGGTTTAGATTGTCAACCTGTCAGACCTCTGCTCTCATactcaaaacaaagaaaaattctTGACCCTCATGAACATGAAGCAATAATTTAGAATAAAATGcagctgaaataaataaaatcaaaagtttattttctcaaataatacatcattaaaatatgtttgttaTAAACTAAATGTGTACCAGTGAATACATTTATACATTAATAACCACCAAACATAATATCTGCTTTTACTACCTGGGCTGTGACCTCAAACCTGCATAAGATTTTAGACCTTTAGACTCCAACTTTCAAGTTTGTCATGAACTGAAATGTGATGAGATGGTGATgtcaaaataataatgaaaaataaatagaagAATCACAGTGGACACTGAGAAACCAGAAATGctgataatgaaaaaataaacaaactgatATAAACTTGTTGATATGACATTAAACTGTGACAACACAGAAGAATTCAGTCACATGTCACAAATCAGATTCTGGTCAAAGTCATGTTTAAGGTACTACTGCCTTGAAGTTGTCAATCACATCCACTTTTTTATGAAACAGAACAAAGTAGATCTTTTATAAATGCATTAAATGAATCCATGACAAGACAACACATACTTTATTTATTCCAGAAGTTGTGACATTACTGTGTTAAAGCAGCCAatttcacatacaaggtctcTCTAATGGTGTGAGATCTGGCAGGTGTCTAGTcacaaaatacatttaacaAGTATTTTGATCATTCACTTAAAGAAGCAGCAGCGCTCTTAAGACTTTTCTGTGACTGATGAAGTCAGacagagtttgtgtgagaaaCCAGAGTTAGGCTGTTGTTGTTAGGCTGCACAATAAATGCACAAAGTCACATATAACAGTGTTAGGCCAATGATGATATTTTAATATTCTTCATAGAAATGAATGTATGAAACAGTGCATTAGCTTATGATTCATAAAAACATATTCAAAACCACAATTGTTTAATTAATGGAGAGATCACTAAATGGCAGCAATAAATACTTGATTAAATAGGCCGATGCTAGTACTGGGTACCTTGTGTAGTGGGGTGTAAGTAAACTGTGTAATTTGAATTAGCATTAGGAGACTTATACGGTAATTTTTTACAGAAGCTTAATCTGCTGATGATGCAGCCCATCAGCTTTGATGTTGAGGATTTAAGTATTTGGGAATACTGCTAGACTCAAAATTACCCTTCAAAAAAACACGTTTAAAAAGTAGTGAGAACTGTAAATGTTAATATACTGAACTTTAGACATATCCGCACATCAGAAAAAGCAGTGATTACATTCCTGCACTCTATGATACTGGCTCATATTGAATACTGTATTACAAGTTGGTCCTTTACCAGTCTTGTTGCTATTGGGCCAATCGAAGTATGCTACAAAAGAGCattgaaaatattagacaaaaaaCTTTTGTCATACAACCATTGTCAAATtttagataaatacaagtttctaaattttactaatttcaaattatttaaagtgtaacataaacagtgaagctggaggatgaacgttAACTTTTTTcgacttgataaaagttaatgtgagggttcccgatggtttgggacaaatgcaatcacatggcaggatgctgtaaacggaccgaacttcagtcaggagaacaactgagataatccatccacaataaatGAATAACATCACTTTATACATTGAGCAAACCAGAACTTTTACATAAGGCAGGATTGAAAGTGGTTTTGGAGAGCTCATTCACAAACTATGATGTTATAGTGATGATTCCCACAatttcagctgcagcctcctctTGTCTGAAGCTTCTGCCTCCTGCTCTCCACTCTCTTGTTAAAAGACAATAAGAAGACATACACGACAGAAATAGTGAGCCAGAAACCAACAGATTACTCACATGATAGCCTCAGACTCctcagtgtttcagtgtgtctgaCCACCTAAAAAGCAGGTGTCCAAAAGcagtgttgcctcacagcaagaaggcccCAAGTTCATCTCCATCAcctgggcctttctgtgtggacttgtcatgtttgtgtgggttctctccggccTTTTTCCCACCTCCACTTGATATCTACAATATGTTATTTGTCTTCACCAGATGGTGCTGCTAGGCTGTCGTTCAGATACACATATTATTTGCGTGAGTAGTTGccctcaaaacaaaaacaaaaaaggaaaagaagtaaaacattttgacaactcatgttttactttatcttaatatggcaaaaaaaaaaaaatgagaccAAGAATGTGAAGTGTATCTTACGTATTGAAGAACAATGCAATCAGTAGAGGTGGGCAGATCGATCCAAGTATTGATAGTATCGATACCAACTCTGGTATTGCTATGGGATCAAGTCTACCATGATAGGATTGATGCTTTGTTTCTATCCCCACATATTTGTATTAAATTCATGCATTTTTTGGAGATTAAAATTATACCTCAAACATGCAGTCTGAGGTATAATTGTTACATGCCACGACAAGTGGCACTGTTATTCCTctgtttctcttgtctttcaagTGTAAGGCCTGTATCTATTGGCCCATTTAAAGTTAATTGGTATGTGTCTATTGGCTGATCTGTGCACAGTAGGTCAATCACTTGCCAGGGATCATTACAAAAGGGCAGCTGCCCAGCCGGTTGGACCTGCTTCTgactctctctgtgtttctgtgtgtgatcTTAAGGTGTAAATCTCagcttaaagctcacaaaactatttcaacacagcaaacagctaaaacaggaaataacagcAGGTGAATGgatttaaacacaaagtgtggaTCTTTCATCCGATGTCACGTAAGTGGACATGCTGTCAGGAGCTGAAAGCCGACACCTCACAgattctgcagctgcaggtttcgtCACTCTaagaccaaaattcactgaaccagcagcaaaagaagatcaaaactaCATGTCGCATTTAAAAAATTGTTATGAATTTCCCTCTTACTTTAGCTGTTCTGCTCCCACcaggataaaaatcacactttttgTAGAGCAGGGTCTCCTTTACACGCGCTGTGACAGTTTCACGCTCTGGCGGGCAGCTCCCTGCTCTCGGATAGAAATCCTGCTCACGCGAGTAAATTGACTTTTAACAGCCCAAACGAGGACGGGGTCCTAATGTGAGTTACTCTGTGGCAGCGACAGAAATGCTGTTTTAAACTGTATCTGTTtacaatttgaaaaataaagtttgctgAATTCATTGTTAACAGttattgtttgtgtgcagcGGTGGAAATACAGACAACTGTCACTGGATTATTTAATGTTGAAGAAATCTTTAAACCAGAGGATTCTAGTTCTGAAGCCTCTGCACTACAGTGACACCAGAGAGCAGAGACATTTTAACCAGTGGAGTTTTGGCCAGATTCTTTCCCTGCAGGAGAGCTTTGTGGGTGTTGGTCGAGGCCTGTactgccctctctccccctctgaaTGTGTGGTggttgcagatgacacacaagaCTCAAACTTACAGACACTACAGCgaccacatcagcagcagcagtttgatTTGATCCTAAAGAGACAATTTGCTTTATCGCAGCAGGATTCTGGATTTGAGCTGATCAGACTGACACTGACCTGAGGTGAAAGCGTGATtagatattttatttgtttatttaaaatatttacagatgAACTTGGCTCAGTCTTAGTGTTCTGTTTATCTGTTAAGTGAAGTCATTTCTAACATTTAatgatttacatttaaaaatgggATAAGTGTAAATGTTTACAGTGTAAACATTTTTACTAGAGAACAAAATCTGAACTTTGTCTCCATCTTGTGCGTAAAtataatatacaaataaaacatcacTATTATAAAGCTGCACCTTCATCTGAAATCTCTGCAGCTTTGTTCATACAAACTATTTTCTGAGTTTGTAAACATACAGATTAGCTGTGAGAATGTAAAGTTTATCAATGATCACATTTGATTTCTGTCTGGGGTTAAATGTGAGTGTTGGtctgaaaaaaagatttaaaatgtagCTGCTTAAAATAAATTCTTGATTTTATCAAATCTGCTGATTGTTTCAATAAAACAGCTTCAGCACAACAAGAATATTTACAAACTAATAGAAGCAAATAA is drawn from Maylandia zebra isolate NMK-2024a linkage group LG12, Mzebra_GT3a, whole genome shotgun sequence and contains these coding sequences:
- the LOC143421376 gene encoding nuclear factor 7, brain-like, translated to MAERALFENFLSCHVCSETFRDPVSLSCNHSFCSSCLQKFWEQTKNKNCPICKRKSSKEYPGVNFTLKELADSVAGRQKSGSSETEKREKKLTVVCSKHEEVPKLFCVDEQRAVCPVCDFSLHQSHRVVPVDEAVSDLKEQLKSDLKSLQDKRNKYKQVEETYNEVIQHSKKQLLSTERQIRAEFNKLQQFLKEEEESRLAALREEEEQKGRTISREMKMIEEQISSLSGSISAVEEELQKHSVPFLSSYKDTQSRARAQSSVSDPQLVSGALIDVAKHLGNLSFRVWEKMKEKVHFSPVILDPNTAHWCLYLSDDLTSVRRGDTWQQLPDNPDRNTNYTHVFGSEGFSSGKHSWEVEVGDHPDWAVGLVKESVDRKGECFVSPINGFWCLLHHSGKYTNGVGQTVTVKKSLQRIRVQLDYDRGEVSFYHPEDMTHIYTYRDTFTEKLFPYFSIGKEGDAKIYQNIKICQTEIYLKTATTSL